In Tsuneonella dongtanensis, a single window of DNA contains:
- a CDS encoding PHA/PHB synthase family protein yields MADESRPTDPFAGFFDMQGEAMRELWGQFAPQGAPVAKDWGEIAGWTDTAQKMQAMWLEFMGEKARAAQAAPAMMDPTQFMLMSQGWAKAAQDGMAMQARLAEEGMKLWQGVLGGAMAGGESAPDLPRKDRRFSDPAWRSHPAFALLHQTYLMLAEYFVSAAQAIEGVDPEKKEQLTFATKVALEAMSPDNFLATNPVVLQRTIETRGANLVKGLQHLINDLRRGQLTHTDADAFRLGENIATTPGKVVHEGPLYQLIQYSPTTETVAETPLVIFPPWINRFYILDLTPKKSFIKWAVDQGLTVFVTSWKSADASMKDVVWDDYIRAEIEAIDVIRDRLGVKAVHTIGYCVAGTTLAAALAILARRKEADKVASATFFTAQVDFEKAGELKHFIDEGQLEMIGNLSKEGFLDGRYMAATFNMLRGRDLIWNYVVNNYLLGEDYPAFDLLHWNGDVTNLPAKWHGDYLRDLYRGNKLVVPDAMEADGTPIDLTRIETPIYIQAGREDHIAPAESVWRMTRHVRGDTTFVLAGSGHIAGVVNHPDAGKYQYWTGDSAAPSLEKFVEGATEHPGSWWPHWRKWLEARGGKQVSATGKRKPGGKGDKVIEDAPGRYVKTR; encoded by the coding sequence ATGGCCGACGAATCCCGACCGACCGACCCGTTTGCCGGGTTCTTCGACATGCAGGGCGAGGCCATGCGCGAGCTCTGGGGCCAGTTTGCGCCGCAGGGCGCGCCCGTGGCGAAAGACTGGGGCGAAATCGCCGGCTGGACCGATACGGCGCAGAAGATGCAGGCCATGTGGCTCGAGTTCATGGGCGAAAAGGCGCGCGCGGCGCAGGCGGCCCCGGCCATGATGGATCCGACGCAATTCATGCTGATGAGCCAGGGATGGGCGAAGGCCGCGCAGGACGGGATGGCGATGCAGGCGCGCCTGGCCGAAGAGGGCATGAAGCTGTGGCAGGGCGTGCTCGGCGGCGCAATGGCCGGCGGCGAGAGCGCGCCCGACCTGCCGCGCAAGGACCGGCGCTTTTCGGACCCTGCCTGGCGCAGCCACCCGGCGTTCGCGCTGCTCCACCAGACCTATCTCATGCTCGCCGAGTATTTCGTCTCCGCGGCGCAGGCGATCGAAGGCGTCGATCCCGAGAAGAAGGAGCAGCTGACGTTCGCGACGAAGGTCGCGCTCGAGGCGATGAGCCCGGACAACTTCCTCGCCACCAACCCGGTCGTGCTCCAGCGGACGATCGAGACCAGGGGCGCCAACCTGGTGAAGGGCCTGCAGCACCTCATCAACGACCTCAGGCGCGGCCAGCTGACCCATACCGACGCCGACGCCTTTCGCCTTGGCGAGAATATCGCCACGACGCCCGGCAAGGTGGTGCACGAAGGGCCGCTCTACCAGCTGATCCAGTACAGCCCGACCACCGAGACCGTGGCCGAAACCCCGTTGGTCATCTTCCCGCCGTGGATCAACCGGTTCTACATCCTCGACCTCACCCCGAAGAAGAGCTTCATCAAGTGGGCGGTCGACCAGGGGCTGACCGTGTTCGTCACCAGCTGGAAATCGGCCGACGCGAGCATGAAGGACGTCGTCTGGGACGACTACATCCGCGCCGAGATCGAGGCGATCGACGTCATCCGCGACCGGCTCGGGGTGAAGGCGGTGCACACGATCGGCTATTGCGTCGCCGGCACCACGCTCGCCGCAGCCCTTGCGATCCTCGCGCGGCGGAAGGAGGCGGACAAGGTCGCCAGCGCCACCTTCTTCACCGCCCAGGTCGACTTCGAGAAGGCGGGCGAGCTCAAGCATTTCATCGACGAGGGCCAGCTCGAGATGATCGGCAACCTGTCGAAGGAAGGCTTCCTCGACGGGCGCTACATGGCAGCCACCTTCAACATGCTGCGCGGGCGCGACCTTATCTGGAACTACGTCGTCAACAACTACCTGCTCGGCGAGGATTACCCGGCGTTCGACCTGCTCCACTGGAACGGCGACGTCACCAACCTGCCCGCCAAGTGGCACGGGGATTACCTGCGCGACCTCTACCGCGGCAACAAGCTGGTGGTGCCCGACGCGATGGAAGCCGACGGCACGCCGATCGACCTCACCCGGATCGAGACCCCGATCTACATCCAGGCGGGGCGCGAGGATCACATCGCGCCTGCCGAAAGCGTCTGGCGGATGACCCGGCACGTGCGCGGCGACACCACCTTCGTGCTCGCCGGCTCAGGCCACATCGCAGGGGTGGTTAACCACCCCGACGCCGGCAAGTACCAGTACTGGACCGGCGACAGCGCGGCACCGAGCCTCGAGAAATTCGTCGAAGGCGCGACCGAGCACCCCGGGAGCTGGTGGCCGCACTGGCGCAAGTGGCTGGAAGCGCGCGGCGGAAAGCAGGTGTCCGCAACGGGCAAGCGCAAGCCCGGAGGAAAGGGCGACAAGGTGATCGAGGACGCGCCGGGGCGGTATGTGAAGACGCGCTAA
- a CDS encoding LL-diaminopimelate aminotransferase: protein MDDEFYRIKRLPPYVIAEVNGMRAAARAAGKDIIDLGMGNPDLPPPQHVIDKLCEVAMKPDAHGYSQSKGIPGLRKAQANYYGRRFGVELDPESEVVVTMGSKEGLASLATAITAPGDVVLAPNPSYPIHTFGFIIAGATIRSVPTTPDENYFASLERAMAFTVPRPSILVVNYPSNPTAETVDLAFYERLVAWARENKVWILSDLAYSELYYDGKPTVSILQVKGAKDVAVEFTSLSKTFSMAGWRIGFAVGNRKLIAAMTRVKSYLDYGAFTPIQAAACAALNGPQDIVEKNRQLYHKRRDVLVEVMGRAGWDIPPPPASMFAWAPLPPALKHMGSLEFSKQMLIHAEVAVAPGVGYGEDGEGFVRIALVENEQRLRQAARNVKRWFQQMGINSSAA, encoded by the coding sequence ATGGACGACGAATTCTACCGCATCAAGCGACTGCCGCCTTACGTCATTGCCGAAGTCAACGGCATGCGGGCAGCAGCACGCGCTGCGGGCAAGGACATCATCGATCTCGGCATGGGCAATCCCGACCTGCCGCCTCCGCAGCACGTGATCGACAAGCTGTGCGAAGTGGCGATGAAGCCGGATGCGCACGGATATTCGCAGTCGAAGGGTATTCCGGGCCTGCGCAAGGCGCAGGCGAACTATTACGGCCGCCGGTTCGGGGTCGAGCTCGATCCCGAGAGCGAGGTCGTCGTCACGATGGGGTCGAAGGAAGGCCTCGCGAGCCTGGCGACCGCCATCACCGCGCCCGGCGACGTCGTGCTGGCGCCCAATCCGAGCTACCCGATCCACACGTTCGGGTTCATCATCGCCGGCGCCACCATCCGCAGCGTGCCCACCACGCCCGACGAGAACTACTTTGCGTCGCTCGAGCGGGCGATGGCCTTCACCGTGCCCCGGCCGAGCATCCTGGTCGTCAACTACCCGTCGAACCCGACGGCCGAGACGGTGGACCTCGCCTTTTACGAACGGCTGGTCGCCTGGGCGCGCGAGAACAAGGTGTGGATCCTGTCCGACCTTGCCTATTCCGAGCTCTACTACGACGGCAAACCCACGGTTTCGATCCTTCAGGTGAAGGGCGCGAAGGACGTGGCGGTCGAGTTCACCTCGCTCAGCAAGACCTTTTCGATGGCCGGCTGGCGGATCGGCTTCGCGGTGGGCAACAGGAAGCTCATCGCGGCGATGACGCGGGTGAAGAGCTACCTCGACTACGGCGCGTTCACCCCGATCCAGGCGGCCGCCTGCGCGGCGCTCAACGGACCGCAGGACATCGTCGAGAAGAACCGCCAGCTCTATCACAAGCGGCGCGACGTGCTGGTGGAGGTCATGGGCCGGGCGGGCTGGGACATCCCGCCGCCCCCCGCGTCGATGTTCGCCTGGGCGCCGCTGCCCCCCGCTCTCAAGCATATGGGCAGCCTCGAGTTCTCGAAGCAGATGCTCATCCACGCCGAGGTCGCCGTTGCGCCGGGTGTCGGCTACGGCGAGGACGGCGAAGGCTTCGTCCGCATCGCACTCGTCGAGAACGAGCAGCGACTGCGTCAGGCGGCGCGCAACGTGAAGCGCTGGTTCCAGCAGATGGGAATCAATAGCTCCGCAGCATGA
- a CDS encoding helix-turn-helix domain-containing protein, translating to MPVTSRLAELSERERAVLGGIDRRLPLKSIAAELGVSESRVNQHVRALKERFEVNNLSDLVDAWRAEDIEIKEDADCRNSAWRNPQVPRTAIGSETGGRVAPGEFVLSDAALYAIEAPWSMESEPRVVPGALDGGNAVLLRLAVIIGIAFGLVAAIVLVVTASLSLSEALEGRATVPADQSQPSG from the coding sequence ATGCCGGTGACCAGCCGCCTTGCCGAACTGTCCGAACGCGAGCGCGCGGTGCTCGGGGGTATCGACCGGCGCCTGCCGCTGAAATCGATCGCGGCCGAGCTGGGCGTCTCGGAATCGCGGGTCAACCAGCACGTGCGCGCCTTGAAAGAGCGCTTCGAGGTCAACAATCTGTCCGACCTGGTCGATGCGTGGCGCGCGGAAGATATTGAAATCAAAGAGGATGCGGACTGCAGAAATTCTGCATGGAGAAATCCGCAGGTTCCCCGAACGGCGATCGGCAGCGAAACGGGAGGCCGGGTCGCACCCGGGGAATTCGTTCTCTCCGACGCTGCGCTGTATGCGATCGAGGCGCCGTGGTCGATGGAGAGCGAGCCCCGGGTAGTCCCGGGGGCGCTCGACGGTGGTAACGCCGTCCTCCTCCGCTTAGCCGTCATCATCGGGATCGCATTCGGCCTTGTTGCTGCAATCGTCCTGGTGGTGACGGCCTCGCTCTCGCTGAGCGAAGCGCTGGAGGGCAGGGCCACGGTCCCCGCAGACCAATCGCAACCGTCGGGATGA
- a CDS encoding JAB domain-containing protein, translating to MADLLAPFAGDGAAELADRLIARFGSLARALAASPAQLHAAAGGHEAACAAIAGARRLVEAALDEELVRAPVDGADPALHRYLRARLVAADTERLHVVYCDAARGYLADETVAAGDARRIEARARPVIERALALGAAGFLMAHNHPSGVCRPSADDIAATRQLAAIAEALELTLVDHLIVTRRSVFSMRDGGCL from the coding sequence GTGGCGGACCTCCTCGCCCCGTTCGCGGGCGACGGCGCCGCCGAACTGGCCGACCGGCTGATTGCGCGCTTCGGCTCGCTGGCCCGGGCGCTTGCAGCAAGCCCCGCGCAACTGCACGCCGCCGCCGGCGGGCACGAGGCCGCCTGCGCCGCCATCGCCGGAGCGCGGCGCCTTGTGGAGGCCGCGCTCGATGAAGAGCTGGTCCGCGCCCCGGTCGATGGTGCCGATCCCGCGCTCCACCGCTACCTGCGCGCCCGGTTGGTCGCCGCGGACACGGAACGGCTGCACGTCGTCTACTGCGACGCGGCGCGGGGCTACCTTGCCGACGAAACGGTGGCGGCGGGCGATGCCAGGCGAATCGAGGCCCGGGCCCGGCCCGTGATCGAGCGCGCGCTGGCGCTTGGGGCGGCGGGTTTCCTGATGGCCCACAACCACCCCTCGGGCGTGTGCCGGCCGAGTGCCGACGACATCGCCGCTACCCGGCAGCTTGCGGCGATCGCCGAGGCGCTGGAACTGACCCTGGTCGATCACCTGATCGTGACGCGGCGCAGCGTATTCTCGATGCGCGACGGGGGGTGCCTCTAG
- a CDS encoding UbiH/UbiF/VisC/COQ6 family ubiquinone biosynthesis hydroxylase — protein MDDKRDLVILGGGLVGMTLALAAAKKGISSYVVDRADPAELTAEGFDGRASAISTASWNLFSNIGLAERLEPFACPIERIAVSDQLKPGRIDFVPEPHEGSLGRMFENRRLRLALYEAAERESLIAFHPRAEVVGRERGPHGVVARLANGRALAGSLLVAAEGRRSPTREEAGMAVATWDYRHRAIISSLTHALPHEGTAWEIFWPAGPFALLPMRDDAQGRHRSALVWTVDEKDAAGTLKLGERAFHAEVVKRMGDVLGEVTAIGPRSSYPLGFHHTAKVVDDRLALVGDAAHGIHPIAGQGLNLGLRDVGALVEVIADGMRLGLEPGDAQVLARYERWRGLDAFSVALATDGLTRLFGLPGKTASAVRRFGMAGVQRLSPLKTWFMDEARGVSGALPEMLKG, from the coding sequence ATGGACGACAAGCGCGACCTCGTGATCCTCGGCGGCGGACTGGTCGGCATGACTCTCGCCCTCGCTGCAGCGAAGAAGGGGATTTCGAGCTACGTGGTCGACCGTGCCGATCCGGCCGAACTGACCGCCGAGGGGTTCGACGGTCGCGCCAGCGCGATCTCGACCGCGAGCTGGAACCTGTTCTCCAATATCGGGCTCGCCGAACGGCTCGAACCCTTTGCCTGTCCTATCGAGCGGATCGCCGTGAGCGACCAGCTCAAGCCCGGGCGGATCGACTTCGTGCCCGAACCGCACGAGGGTTCGCTCGGCCGGATGTTCGAGAACCGCCGACTGCGGCTTGCGCTCTACGAGGCTGCGGAGCGCGAGTCGCTGATCGCGTTCCACCCCCGTGCCGAAGTCGTCGGGCGTGAGCGTGGGCCGCACGGCGTCGTCGCGCGGCTGGCCAACGGGCGCGCCCTTGCGGGCAGCCTGCTCGTCGCCGCCGAAGGCCGTCGCTCTCCCACCCGCGAGGAAGCAGGGATGGCGGTCGCGACGTGGGACTATCGCCACCGCGCGATCATCTCCTCGCTGACCCACGCCCTGCCCCACGAAGGAACTGCCTGGGAAATCTTCTGGCCCGCCGGCCCGTTCGCGCTGTTGCCGATGCGCGACGATGCGCAAGGCCGTCACCGCAGCGCGCTGGTCTGGACGGTCGACGAAAAGGATGCGGCGGGCACGCTCAAGCTGGGCGAGCGGGCATTCCACGCCGAAGTCGTCAAGCGGATGGGCGACGTACTCGGCGAGGTGACCGCGATCGGACCGCGCTCGTCCTATCCGCTGGGCTTCCACCATACCGCAAAAGTGGTCGACGATCGCCTCGCGCTTGTCGGCGATGCCGCGCACGGGATTCATCCGATCGCAGGCCAGGGGCTCAACCTCGGCCTGCGCGACGTCGGGGCACTGGTCGAAGTGATTGCCGACGGGATGCGGCTGGGTCTCGAGCCGGGCGATGCGCAGGTCCTCGCACGATACGAGCGCTGGCGCGGGCTCGACGCTTTCTCGGTGGCGCTCGCGACCGACGGCCTGACGCGGCTGTTCGGCTTGCCGGGTAAGACGGCGAGCGCAGTCCGCCGGTTCGGCATGGCCGGGGTCCAGCGCCTTTCCCCGCTCAAGACCTGGTTCATGGACGAGGCGCGCGGCGTGTCGGGCGCGCTGCCCGAAATGCTCAAGGGCTAG
- a CDS encoding protein-disulfide reductase DsbD family protein, with translation MIRARTLPLLAAICALIAALLPGFALAQERANHIAARLVAEGPVEPGRPLTLAIAFDPEPGWHGYWSNPGDAGYGMELDWQLPEGWQAGESQYPVPRKLVIGGLMNHVYKGPYAVLVDLAVPERAAVQNIAPIVVDAQWLACTDEICVPEQARLTLDLSSAPPQPTAFDRWRAAIPALLDRPVTYAIDGKRLRIAVPLPAAVALPEPHVFVGQRDLVQYAAVQTFSREGDLLIAEIPLADAVVAPDPISGILSFGDGDGVRFVGEKGTVPAAGVPLKIASADTGPLWLLLLGALAGGLLLNVMPCVFPILSLKALSLARAGESDARARAEGLAYTAGVVIATLALGVLLLGLRSAGEAVGWAFQLQEPAVVAGLLVLAVAITANLAGLYELPALSVTRGGEPASAFATGLLAAFVATPCTGPFMAAAMGAALLLPPLQALLLFGALGLGLALPFLLLGFVPPLRRMLPRPGPWMVRFQRWMAVPMGLTAVALVWLCWRLGGAWFTAVSLILALGVLVALWAAGRRQHVGKPAGRTFALLAAPFAVFAAVALPAAIAEQPTAARAQDVIPAQPFSEARLSEARASGKPVFVWFTADWCLTCKVNEGVAIEREATKAAFEKAGVVALVGDWTRRDPEITRFLTRQGAAGVPLYMWYPAGGEGVQLPQVLTPESLVTLAEGTAPAGS, from the coding sequence ATGATCCGCGCAAGGACCTTGCCGCTGCTGGCCGCGATCTGCGCGCTGATCGCCGCGCTTTTGCCCGGTTTCGCGCTGGCGCAGGAACGCGCGAACCACATCGCCGCGCGGCTCGTGGCCGAAGGTCCGGTCGAGCCGGGTCGGCCGCTGACGCTGGCGATCGCATTCGACCCCGAGCCGGGCTGGCACGGGTACTGGTCCAACCCCGGCGATGCCGGATACGGGATGGAGCTGGACTGGCAGCTTCCCGAGGGCTGGCAGGCCGGTGAATCCCAATACCCGGTGCCGCGCAAGCTCGTGATCGGCGGGCTGATGAACCACGTCTACAAGGGCCCGTACGCGGTTCTGGTCGACCTGGCCGTGCCCGAGCGCGCGGCGGTGCAGAACATTGCACCGATCGTGGTCGATGCGCAGTGGCTCGCCTGCACCGACGAAATCTGCGTGCCGGAACAGGCGCGGCTGACGCTCGACCTGTCCAGCGCGCCGCCGCAGCCGACGGCGTTCGACCGCTGGCGGGCGGCGATCCCGGCGTTGCTCGACCGGCCGGTAACCTATGCCATCGACGGCAAGCGCCTGCGCATCGCGGTGCCGCTGCCGGCCGCGGTGGCCCTGCCCGAACCGCACGTGTTCGTCGGCCAGCGCGACCTCGTTCAATACGCCGCCGTGCAGACCTTCTCGCGCGAAGGGGACCTGCTCATCGCCGAAATTCCGCTGGCGGATGCGGTCGTCGCGCCGGATCCCATCAGCGGGATCCTGTCTTTCGGCGACGGCGACGGCGTGCGCTTCGTCGGCGAAAAGGGGACCGTTCCCGCAGCCGGCGTGCCGCTAAAGATCGCGTCCGCCGACACCGGGCCGCTGTGGCTGCTCCTGCTCGGCGCGTTGGCGGGCGGACTGCTGCTCAACGTGATGCCGTGCGTGTTTCCCATTCTCAGCCTCAAGGCGCTCAGCCTGGCCCGCGCGGGCGAAAGCGATGCCAGGGCCCGCGCCGAAGGGCTGGCCTATACCGCGGGCGTCGTGATCGCGACGCTGGCGCTCGGCGTGCTGCTGCTGGGCCTGCGGTCCGCGGGAGAGGCGGTCGGCTGGGCATTCCAGCTGCAGGAGCCGGCGGTCGTGGCGGGTCTGCTCGTGCTGGCGGTGGCGATCACTGCCAACCTTGCGGGGCTGTACGAGTTGCCGGCGCTCTCGGTCACGCGGGGCGGCGAACCGGCCAGCGCCTTTGCCACCGGCCTGCTCGCCGCGTTCGTGGCCACCCCGTGCACGGGGCCGTTCATGGCGGCCGCGATGGGCGCGGCGCTGCTGCTTCCGCCGCTGCAGGCACTGCTGCTGTTCGGCGCGCTGGGCCTTGGCCTGGCCCTGCCGTTCCTCCTGCTCGGCTTCGTCCCGCCGCTGCGGCGTATGCTGCCGAGGCCCGGGCCGTGGATGGTGCGATTCCAGCGCTGGATGGCGGTGCCGATGGGGCTCACCGCGGTGGCGCTCGTGTGGCTTTGCTGGCGGCTCGGCGGGGCATGGTTCACCGCGGTATCGCTGATACTCGCGCTCGGCGTGCTTGTCGCGCTATGGGCGGCGGGCCGGCGGCAGCACGTCGGCAAGCCCGCGGGCCGGACATTCGCGCTACTGGCAGCACCCTTCGCGGTGTTCGCCGCAGTCGCGCTGCCCGCGGCGATAGCCGAACAGCCCACCGCGGCCAGAGCTCAGGACGTGATCCCTGCTCAGCCTTTCAGCGAAGCGCGGCTCTCCGAAGCGCGCGCATCGGGCAAGCCGGTGTTCGTCTGGTTCACCGCCGACTGGTGCCTCACGTGCAAGGTCAACGAGGGTGTCGCCATCGAGCGCGAAGCGACGAAGGCCGCCTTCGAAAAGGCGGGCGTCGTCGCGCTGGTGGGCGACTGGACGCGGCGCGACCCTGAGATCACCCGGTTCCTCACCCGCCAGGGCGCGGCGGGCGTGCCGCTCTACATGTGGTATCCGGCGGGCGGTGAGGGCGTGCAGCTACCGCAGGTTCTAACGCCCGAAAGCCTCGTTACGCTGGCGGAGGGGACGGCTCCGGCTGGATCGTAG
- a CDS encoding S10 family peptidase — MSVRFLPAAAVLAFSFIWALPTAAADDDKSKPAAASPKDYKANSASKSLSGTFGGRAMRYTATVEEQVLKDDKGEAKAAIVTSAYIAEPRDPSRPVTFLFNGGPGSGSVWLQMGAFGPKRVAIPSDARDDGGPPYPILDNPDSLLDVTDLVFIDPVGTGFSHPIGDTKGEEYWGVTKDAKSVAQVIRQWLNKNGRWNSPKFLGGESYGTTRSAAVVNELEGAYNDVSLNGVILISTILDFGAGAETEGAELGYVTVLPTMAATALYHGKASAPSVEAFVEEARQFAIGPYAAFLLKGQKASAEERAAIRPQLARFTGLSEEFLERADMRVSSGRFYKELLRDRGLTVGRLDSRYIGRDYDNAGEEPDNDPSFYGIDGGYAAAINAWMRESIGYQTDRPYVTIGSVQPWDWTIAGGRDRNAYFTVAPYLGRAMRENASMRVFVGQGWYDFATPFFAAEYALSRTGFPQDRIEYRYYDAGHMMYVRDEDRRKLSDDLRAFIRAR, encoded by the coding sequence ATGTCTGTCCGCTTCCTGCCGGCTGCCGCCGTGCTCGCCTTTTCGTTCATCTGGGCCCTGCCCACCGCGGCTGCCGACGATGACAAGTCGAAGCCTGCGGCGGCCTCGCCGAAGGATTACAAGGCGAACAGCGCCTCGAAGTCGCTGTCCGGCACGTTCGGCGGGCGGGCGATGCGCTATACCGCGACGGTCGAGGAGCAAGTGCTCAAGGACGACAAGGGCGAGGCTAAGGCCGCGATAGTCACGAGCGCCTATATCGCCGAGCCGCGCGATCCGTCGCGGCCCGTGACGTTCCTGTTCAATGGCGGGCCGGGCTCCGGCTCGGTCTGGCTGCAGATGGGCGCATTCGGACCCAAGCGGGTCGCCATTCCGAGCGATGCACGCGACGACGGCGGACCGCCCTACCCGATCCTCGACAACCCCGACTCGCTGCTCGACGTCACCGATCTCGTCTTCATCGACCCGGTCGGTACCGGCTTCAGCCATCCGATCGGCGACACCAAGGGCGAGGAGTACTGGGGCGTCACCAAGGATGCCAAGTCGGTCGCCCAGGTGATCCGGCAGTGGCTGAACAAGAACGGTCGGTGGAACAGCCCCAAGTTCCTCGGCGGCGAAAGCTACGGCACGACCCGATCGGCCGCAGTCGTCAACGAACTCGAGGGCGCATACAACGACGTCTCGCTCAACGGCGTGATCCTGATCTCGACGATTCTCGACTTCGGCGCGGGCGCCGAGACCGAGGGCGCGGAGCTCGGTTACGTTACTGTGCTGCCGACCATGGCGGCGACCGCGCTCTACCACGGGAAAGCCAGCGCGCCGTCGGTCGAGGCATTCGTCGAGGAAGCGCGGCAATTCGCGATCGGGCCTTACGCTGCCTTCCTCCTCAAGGGACAGAAGGCGAGCGCCGAGGAGCGCGCCGCGATACGCCCGCAACTGGCGCGCTTTACCGGCCTGTCCGAGGAATTCCTCGAGCGCGCCGACATGCGGGTCAGCAGCGGGCGGTTCTACAAGGAATTGCTGCGCGACCGCGGGCTGACCGTGGGCCGCCTCGACAGCCGCTATATCGGCAGGGACTACGACAATGCCGGCGAAGAGCCCGACAACGATCCCAGTTTCTACGGCATCGACGGCGGCTATGCGGCGGCGATCAACGCGTGGATGCGCGAGAGCATCGGTTACCAGACCGACCGCCCCTATGTGACGATCGGCAGCGTGCAGCCGTGGGACTGGACGATTGCGGGAGGGCGCGACCGCAACGCCTACTTCACCGTCGCCCCCTATCTGGGCCGGGCCATGCGCGAGAACGCGTCGATGCGAGTGTTCGTGGGTCAGGGCTGGTACGATTTCGCGACCCCGTTCTTCGCGGCCGAGTATGCGCTGTCGCGCACCGGTTTCCCGCAGGACCGCATCGAGTACCGCTACTACGACGCTGGCCACATGATGTACGTCCGGGACGAGGATCGCCGCAAGCTGTCGGACGATCTGCGTGCCTTCATTCGCGCACGGTGA
- a CDS encoding class I SAM-dependent methyltransferase has protein sequence MRLLAAFAAVSLLSLSACASMEVGQPLARMASPSSLEAAVAAPGRPAEARALDESRKPAETLAFLGLKPGMVAADLIPGEGYWTEIMAHAVAPGGSVVGLQPAQFYNGTKDAEAWTALEARAPGVSMERYPFDKFAYAPNSLDFAINNLNYHDLYWVSEQYKIPYTDPDAYLRALYAAMKPGGIVGVIDHVGSGSDTRALVDKLHRIDPAVVRADFARAGFKLAAQSDLLANPADDHTKNVFDPAIRGKTDRFLYKFVKPR, from the coding sequence ATGCGCCTGCTTGCCGCTTTCGCTGCCGTTTCGCTGCTTTCGCTTTCTGCCTGCGCTTCGATGGAAGTGGGTCAGCCGCTGGCGCGGATGGCGTCGCCTTCATCGCTCGAGGCCGCGGTCGCCGCGCCCGGCCGCCCGGCCGAGGCGCGCGCGCTCGACGAGAGCCGCAAGCCGGCCGAAACGCTCGCCTTCCTCGGCCTCAAGCCCGGCATGGTCGCCGCCGACCTCATCCCCGGCGAGGGGTACTGGACCGAGATCATGGCCCACGCCGTCGCGCCCGGGGGATCCGTCGTCGGCCTGCAGCCCGCCCAGTTCTACAACGGCACGAAGGACGCCGAGGCTTGGACCGCGCTCGAGGCGCGGGCACCGGGGGTCAGCATGGAGCGATATCCGTTCGACAAGTTCGCCTACGCCCCCAACAGCCTCGATTTCGCGATCAACAACCTCAACTATCACGATCTCTACTGGGTCTCGGAGCAGTACAAGATCCCCTACACCGACCCCGACGCGTACCTGCGCGCGCTCTATGCCGCGATGAAGCCGGGCGGGATCGTCGGCGTAATCGATCACGTCGGTTCGGGAAGCGACACACGGGCGCTGGTCGACAAGCTGCACCGGATCGATCCGGCGGTCGTCCGCGCCGACTTTGCCCGCGCCGGATTCAAGCTGGCTGCGCAAAGCGACCTCCTTGCCAACCCGGCCGACGATCACACGAAGAACGTGTTCGACCCGGCGATCCGCGGCAAGACCGACCGGTTTCTCTACAAGTTCGTGAAACCCAGATAG